A portion of the Brevundimonas pondensis genome contains these proteins:
- a CDS encoding beta-phosphoglucomutase family hydrolase, which yields MSEPAGITVDQGLVLDTRAFDAAMFDLDGVVTRTATLHAATWRKLFDAFLRRRAETKGEAFRPFDVERDYRTYVDGKPRHEGIRSFLASRGVTLPEGQPDDRADRETVFGLGARKNQMFRQALGRSGVEVFESSLELIRRLREAGLKTAAVTSSKNAAAVIEAAGLADLFDACVDGVEAERQGLNGKPAPDTFVYAARLLGVDAKRAIGVEDAIAGVEAIRAAGYGLVVGVDRAGQAAVLRQHGASLVVRDLGELRIVPAAPAAPMGLPAAPSAAPEWLLVEEGFTLTREHELESIFAIGNGHLGSRGSLAEGSGMSSPATFVAGAFDAQPGATPGLAILPDWAKLSMTIEGRPLRLDTGRTLRHRRMLDMRQGILWREWRHEDAAGRITRLRGLRLASQADRRLLIQSVAVAPENYSATASLDVPLDEMATRRLGDGGVIALAAASAIGEIGDRSAASGRPPRPPMVLELALGKTYRLDRVVAVCTSREQDQPEVAARSRAGRAINTGLSALITAHREAWRVRWEASDIGIDGDPAAQRALRFAVYHLLSAVDPDDDRVSIGARALTGAAYGGHVFWDTEIFMLPFYVLTWPEAARALLTYRHRTLPAARDKAAHHGERGAFYAWESADTGQDVTPPFVVAPNGEVIPILLADQEQHISADVAYGVWTYWRATRDEGFLLDVGAEILLETARFWAGRAKLESDGLRHIRGVVGPDEYHETVDDDAYTNGMAQWNLETGNAVARLLVERWPERWRVLSESLAMDAAEPLAWSAAARELYTGFDVRTGLFEQFQGYFGLEEIDLAAFEPRNAPIDVLLGRERIRQSKTIKQPDVVMLLHLLWDRFPPEVREANFRYYEPRCAHGSSLSPAIHAAVAARLGDVRLAERYFRQASDIDLGDNMGNAAAGVHAAALGGLWQAAVFGFAGLRFTEEGPEHQPNLPPQWRGVSLRFKWRGKDHELKLPDDRARIGAAPGIAP from the coding sequence ATGAGTGAGCCGGCCGGTATCACAGTCGACCAGGGCCTTGTCCTGGACACGCGCGCGTTCGACGCCGCCATGTTCGATCTGGACGGCGTCGTCACCCGGACTGCGACACTCCATGCGGCCACCTGGCGCAAGTTGTTCGACGCCTTCCTCCGGCGCCGGGCCGAAACGAAGGGAGAGGCGTTCCGGCCCTTCGACGTGGAGCGCGACTACCGCACCTATGTCGACGGCAAGCCGCGCCACGAAGGGATTCGCAGCTTTCTGGCGTCGCGCGGGGTAACCTTGCCGGAGGGCCAGCCGGATGATCGCGCCGACCGTGAAACGGTATTCGGTCTCGGCGCACGCAAGAACCAGATGTTCCGCCAGGCCCTGGGCCGATCCGGCGTCGAGGTGTTCGAAAGCTCCCTCGAACTCATCCGCAGGCTGCGCGAGGCAGGCCTGAAGACCGCGGCGGTCACATCCAGCAAGAACGCCGCGGCCGTGATCGAGGCGGCGGGGCTCGCGGACCTGTTCGACGCATGTGTCGACGGTGTCGAAGCGGAGCGCCAGGGGCTGAACGGCAAGCCCGCGCCGGACACCTTCGTGTACGCCGCCCGGCTCCTCGGCGTCGACGCCAAGCGCGCCATCGGGGTGGAGGATGCGATCGCCGGCGTGGAGGCGATCCGGGCCGCGGGCTACGGCCTCGTCGTCGGCGTCGATCGAGCCGGGCAGGCCGCCGTCCTGCGCCAGCACGGCGCCTCGCTCGTCGTGCGGGATCTGGGGGAGCTGCGGATCGTCCCGGCGGCGCCGGCCGCACCCATGGGCCTGCCGGCGGCCCCCAGCGCCGCGCCCGAGTGGTTGCTCGTGGAGGAAGGCTTCACGCTCACGCGGGAGCACGAACTGGAATCCATCTTCGCGATCGGAAACGGCCATCTCGGTTCCAGGGGGTCGCTGGCGGAAGGAAGCGGGATGTCCTCGCCCGCCACTTTCGTAGCCGGAGCCTTCGATGCGCAGCCGGGAGCGACGCCCGGCCTTGCCATCCTGCCGGATTGGGCGAAGCTCTCCATGACCATCGAGGGCCGGCCTCTCCGACTGGATACGGGCAGGACCCTCAGGCACCGCCGGATGCTCGACATGCGGCAGGGGATTCTCTGGCGCGAGTGGCGACACGAGGACGCCGCCGGTCGGATCACCCGACTGCGGGGGCTGCGTCTTGCCTCCCAGGCCGACCGGCGCCTCCTGATCCAGTCGGTTGCGGTGGCGCCCGAGAACTACAGCGCGACCGCAAGCCTGGACGTTCCTCTCGATGAGATGGCGACGCGCCGACTTGGCGACGGCGGCGTCATTGCGCTGGCCGCCGCAAGCGCGATCGGCGAGATCGGCGACCGCAGCGCCGCGTCTGGGCGCCCGCCCAGGCCGCCGATGGTGTTGGAGCTCGCACTCGGGAAGACCTACCGACTCGACAGGGTGGTCGCCGTCTGCACCTCAAGGGAACAGGATCAGCCGGAGGTCGCCGCACGCAGCCGGGCCGGCCGCGCGATCAACACAGGCTTGTCGGCCCTGATCACCGCCCACCGGGAGGCCTGGAGGGTCAGGTGGGAGGCGAGCGACATAGGCATCGACGGTGACCCGGCCGCGCAGCGCGCGCTGCGCTTCGCGGTCTATCACCTGCTCAGCGCCGTGGACCCCGACGATGACCGCGTCTCGATCGGCGCCCGGGCGCTCACCGGCGCCGCCTACGGAGGCCATGTGTTCTGGGACACCGAGATCTTCATGCTGCCGTTCTACGTGCTGACATGGCCGGAAGCGGCCAGGGCCCTTCTGACCTACCGCCATCGGACGCTTCCGGCGGCTCGGGACAAGGCCGCGCACCATGGGGAGCGCGGCGCCTTCTATGCCTGGGAATCCGCAGACACCGGTCAGGACGTGACGCCGCCCTTCGTTGTCGCGCCGAATGGGGAGGTCATCCCGATCCTGCTCGCCGACCAGGAGCAGCACATCAGCGCCGACGTCGCTTACGGCGTCTGGACCTATTGGCGCGCGACCAGGGACGAAGGTTTTCTGCTCGACGTCGGCGCCGAAATCCTCCTCGAGACCGCCCGCTTCTGGGCCGGCCGCGCGAAGCTTGAAAGCGATGGCCTACGTCACATCCGCGGCGTGGTGGGCCCGGACGAGTATCATGAGACGGTCGACGACGACGCCTACACCAATGGCATGGCGCAGTGGAATCTCGAGACCGGGAACGCCGTGGCGCGGCTTCTGGTCGAGCGCTGGCCAGAGCGGTGGCGTGTGCTCTCGGAATCGCTGGCGATGGATGCGGCCGAGCCCCTTGCCTGGAGTGCGGCGGCGCGGGAGCTTTACACGGGGTTCGACGTGCGCACCGGGCTCTTTGAGCAGTTCCAGGGCTACTTTGGACTGGAGGAGATCGATCTCGCCGCCTTTGAGCCGCGCAACGCGCCGATCGACGTGCTGCTCGGTCGCGAGCGAATCCGCCAATCGAAGACGATCAAGCAGCCGGATGTCGTGATGCTGCTGCATCTGCTGTGGGACCGTTTCCCGCCGGAGGTCCGGGAGGCCAACTTCCGCTATTACGAGCCGCGCTGCGCGCACGGCAGCTCCCTCAGTCCGGCGATCCATGCGGCGGTCGCGGCGCGGCTCGGGGACGTGAGGCTCGCGGAGCGCTACTTTCGACAGGCGAGCGATATCGACCTGGGGGACAACATGGGCAATGCCGCGGCCGGGGTGCATGCGGCGGCCCTCGGGGGCCTCTGGCAGGCTGCGGTGTTCGGCTTCGCCGGCCTGCGGTTCACCGAGGAAGGGCCCGAGCATCAGCCGAACCTGCCGCCGCAATGGCGAGGAGTGTCGTTGCGTTTCAAGTGGCGCGGCAAGGATCACGAGCTCAAGCTTCCGGACGACCGCGCGCGCATTGGAGCCGCGCCAGGAATTGCGCCGTGA
- a CDS encoding universal stress protein has translation MSDQPVILVPLDGMADALPALSVAKVFSGLEHAAVRILHVAEQASAAAEIAPRLGLAAEDLRGASLETRSGEPAAAILAAAGDLHARLIVLCTHTAPGSPAGKVGGTALSVLRGASCPVILVNPAQPLQDWRLRKVLLPHEGTSAASDAVKPGVELARRADADLLVLLVAAPGPASPQARGSLTSPFYLDQPQHEWPAWAVEFMERLACICPLSDLRVRLLLARGSPASEILRVAREESVDLIILTWKGIWAPERAETLKAVVREAACPAMVVRVRAGGGSNSPRNSGAAGAPRAAPAAQ, from the coding sequence GTGAGCGATCAGCCCGTGATCCTCGTTCCATTGGACGGGATGGCCGACGCCCTCCCGGCGCTATCCGTGGCCAAGGTGTTCTCGGGTCTGGAGCACGCGGCCGTCCGCATCCTGCATGTCGCCGAGCAGGCGTCTGCTGCGGCGGAGATCGCGCCTCGGCTCGGGCTTGCCGCCGAGGACCTGCGCGGCGCCAGTCTCGAGACTCGCAGCGGCGAACCCGCCGCCGCGATCCTCGCTGCGGCTGGCGATCTTCACGCCCGTCTTATCGTGCTTTGCACCCACACCGCGCCGGGCAGCCCGGCCGGGAAGGTAGGCGGGACTGCTCTTTCCGTGCTGCGCGGGGCATCCTGCCCGGTGATCCTGGTCAACCCCGCGCAACCGCTGCAGGACTGGCGGCTGAGAAAGGTTCTGCTCCCGCACGAGGGGACCTCGGCCGCCAGCGATGCGGTGAAACCCGGCGTAGAGCTCGCGCGCCGCGCGGACGCCGACCTCCTGGTGCTCCTGGTCGCCGCGCCAGGCCCCGCCAGTCCCCAGGCGCGGGGCTCGCTGACGTCGCCCTTCTACCTGGATCAGCCCCAGCACGAGTGGCCGGCGTGGGCGGTCGAATTCATGGAACGGCTCGCCTGCATATGCCCGCTCTCCGACCTGCGCGTCCGGCTGCTGCTCGCTCGCGGCTCTCCGGCGTCAGAAATCCTGCGAGTGGCGCGTGAAGAATCCGTCGACCTCATCATCCTGACCTGGAAGGGGATTTGGGCGCCCGAGCGCGCCGAGACCCTCAAGGCTGTCGTGCGTGAAGCGGCCTGTCCCGCGATGGTGGTGCGCGTCCGAGCGGGCGGCGGGTCAAACAGCCCCCGGAACTCTGGGGCGGCCGGCGCGCCACGCGCCGCGCCGGCGGCGCAATAG
- a CDS encoding SRPBCC family protein, which translates to MTRHRQASVQVAATPDRLFAHLDDQTRLAAHMARPSMMMGGGRMTYDFDAGRGQVVGSHIRMGGRAFGLGLFVDEVVTERAPPRRKVWRTVGRPRLIIIGDYEMGSETTPIRGGAGLRVWIDYDPAPRGPGRLVPGLADAYARWSWNAWRVTPAAPSARCPRAPARAGRP; encoded by the coding sequence ATGACCCGCCACAGGCAGGCCTCCGTCCAGGTCGCCGCGACCCCGGATCGACTGTTCGCCCATCTCGACGACCAGACCCGCCTGGCCGCGCACATGGCCCGCCCGTCGATGATGATGGGCGGGGGGCGGATGACCTATGACTTCGACGCGGGCCGGGGGCAGGTGGTCGGCTCGCACATCCGGATGGGCGGCCGGGCGTTCGGTCTCGGGCTCTTCGTCGACGAGGTGGTGACCGAGCGCGCGCCGCCGCGGCGCAAGGTCTGGCGCACCGTGGGCCGGCCGCGGCTGATCATCATCGGCGACTACGAGATGGGCTCCGAGACCACGCCGATCCGTGGCGGGGCCGGCTTGCGGGTCTGGATCGACTACGACCCTGCGCCCCGCGGCCCCGGGCGCCTCGTCCCGGGGCTGGCGGACGCCTACGCCCGTTGGTCGTGGAACGCATGGCGGGTGACGCCCGCCGCGCCTTCGGCCCGGTGTCCGCGAGCGCCGGCTAGAGCCGGACGCCCCTGA
- a CDS encoding metal-sensitive transcriptional regulator: MDHNDKPKLLNRLSRIEGQVRGIARMVDEDRYCIDVLTQLQAVRAALRRVETEILKDHLDHCVTGALVDGNEAERRAKAAELMAVLDRALT; encoded by the coding sequence TTGGACCATAACGACAAGCCGAAGCTGCTCAACCGCCTCAGCCGCATCGAAGGGCAGGTGCGGGGCATCGCCCGCATGGTCGACGAGGACCGCTACTGCATCGACGTCCTCACCCAGCTGCAGGCCGTACGCGCGGCGCTTCGGCGGGTGGAAACCGAAATCCTCAAGGACCACCTGGATCACTGTGTGACCGGCGCGCTGGTGGATGGGAACGAGGCGGAGCGGCGGGCCAAGGCCGCCGAACTCATGGCTGTGCTGGATCGGGCCCTGACCTAG
- a CDS encoding heavy metal translocating P-type ATPase has protein sequence MSNAPSHPDHHHAHASHAGHGEPPPAGKVLDPVCGMTVDPETTAHRAEFDGKPFFFCSAGCRTKFVAEPARYLDGGKTEAPVAPAGTVYTCPMHPEIRQVGPGSCPICGMALEPELVTAASAPNPELTDFTRRFWIGLALSVPVLALEMGGHLTGLMMSMSGQTSAWIQFALATPVVLWSGWPFFERGARSLVTRHLNMFTLIAMGVGVAWIYSVVATVAPHLFPPAFRRADGSVPIYFEAAAVITVLVLLGQVLELRAREQTSGAIRALLDLAPKTARRVRADRTDEEVGLDQILVGDNLRVRPGEKVPVDGELVEGRVAIDESMVTGESMPVTKEPGDKVIGGAINKTGSFVMRAEKVGADTLLSQIVQMVAQAQRSRAPIQRMADLVSGWFVPAVILVAAIAFAVWASVGPEPRFAFALVAAVSVLIIACPCALGLATPLSIMVGVGRGAQAGVLIKNAEALERFEKIDTIVIDKTGTLTEGRPAVIAIHPAAGFKEAELLRLAASLERGSEHPLADAILRAATERKLALVEPMDFDSPVGKGVLGRIDGRRVSLGSGKFMAEQGVDTSTLDAEAESLRADGATAIFAAVDGALAGVFAIADPIKATTLRAVQALQAEGVRLVMMTGDNRTTALAVARQLGITEVEAEVLPQDKAAVVQRLRAEGRKVAMAGDGVNDAPALAAAEVGVAMGAGSDVAIESAGVTLLKGDLQGLVKARRLSHAVMSNIRQNLFFAFAYNVAGVPIAAGLLYPVFGWLLSPAIAAGAMALSSVSVVTNALRLRGVRL, from the coding sequence ATGTCGAACGCCCCTTCCCACCCCGATCACCACCACGCCCACGCTTCTCACGCGGGCCATGGCGAGCCCCCTCCCGCCGGCAAGGTCCTCGACCCGGTCTGCGGCATGACCGTGGATCCGGAGACGACCGCGCACCGCGCCGAGTTCGACGGCAAGCCCTTCTTCTTCTGCTCGGCCGGCTGCCGGACCAAGTTCGTCGCCGAGCCGGCCCGCTATCTCGACGGCGGCAAGACCGAGGCGCCCGTAGCGCCGGCCGGGACCGTCTACACCTGCCCCATGCACCCGGAGATCCGCCAGGTCGGGCCGGGCTCCTGCCCGATCTGCGGCATGGCGCTCGAACCCGAACTGGTCACCGCCGCCAGCGCCCCGAACCCGGAGCTCACGGACTTCACGCGCCGGTTCTGGATCGGGCTGGCGCTGTCCGTTCCGGTGTTGGCCCTGGAGATGGGCGGCCACCTCACCGGGCTGATGATGAGCATGAGCGGCCAGACCTCGGCCTGGATCCAGTTCGCGCTCGCCACCCCGGTCGTGCTCTGGTCCGGCTGGCCCTTCTTCGAACGCGGCGCCAGGTCGCTGGTCACCCGCCATCTGAACATGTTCACCCTGATCGCCATGGGCGTCGGCGTGGCCTGGATCTACAGCGTCGTGGCGACCGTCGCGCCCCATCTGTTCCCGCCCGCCTTCCGCCGCGCCGACGGCAGCGTGCCGATCTATTTCGAGGCCGCGGCCGTCATCACTGTGCTGGTGCTGCTGGGCCAGGTCCTGGAACTGCGCGCGCGTGAGCAGACGTCCGGGGCCATCAGGGCCCTGCTGGACCTTGCGCCCAAGACCGCGCGTCGGGTCCGCGCCGACCGGACCGACGAGGAGGTCGGGCTCGACCAGATCCTGGTGGGCGACAACCTGCGCGTCCGCCCCGGCGAGAAGGTCCCGGTCGACGGCGAACTCGTCGAGGGCCGGGTGGCGATCGACGAGTCCATGGTCACAGGCGAGTCCATGCCGGTGACCAAGGAGCCCGGCGACAAGGTGATCGGGGGCGCCATCAACAAGACCGGCTCCTTCGTCATGCGGGCCGAGAAGGTCGGCGCCGACACCCTGCTCTCCCAGATCGTGCAGATGGTCGCCCAGGCCCAGCGGAGCCGGGCCCCCATCCAGCGCATGGCCGACCTGGTCTCCGGCTGGTTCGTGCCCGCGGTGATCCTGGTGGCGGCGATCGCGTTTGCGGTCTGGGCGAGCGTCGGACCGGAGCCGCGCTTCGCCTTCGCCCTGGTCGCGGCGGTATCGGTGCTGATCATCGCCTGCCCCTGCGCGCTGGGCCTCGCCACGCCGCTGTCGATCATGGTCGGCGTGGGCCGCGGCGCCCAGGCCGGGGTGCTGATCAAGAACGCCGAGGCGCTGGAGCGTTTCGAGAAGATCGACACCATCGTCATCGACAAGACCGGCACCCTGACCGAGGGCCGTCCGGCCGTGATCGCCATACACCCGGCGGCCGGCTTCAAGGAGGCCGAACTGCTACGGCTGGCCGCCAGCCTGGAGCGCGGCAGCGAGCATCCCCTGGCCGACGCCATCCTGCGCGCCGCGACCGAACGCAAGCTCGCCCTCGTCGAGCCGATGGACTTCGATTCTCCGGTCGGCAAGGGGGTCCTGGGCCGGATCGACGGCCGCCGCGTGAGCCTGGGCTCGGGCAAGTTCATGGCCGAGCAGGGCGTCGACACCTCCACCCTGGACGCGGAAGCCGAGAGCCTTCGCGCCGACGGCGCCACGGCTATCTTCGCGGCGGTCGACGGCGCCCTGGCCGGCGTCTTCGCCATCGCCGATCCGATCAAGGCCACCACGCTTCGGGCCGTTCAGGCCCTGCAGGCCGAAGGCGTGCGGCTGGTGATGATGACCGGCGACAACCGCACCACGGCGCTGGCCGTCGCCCGCCAGCTCGGGATCACCGAGGTCGAGGCCGAGGTGCTGCCGCAGGACAAGGCCGCTGTCGTCCAGCGGCTGCGGGCCGAGGGGCGCAAGGTCGCGATGGCCGGAGACGGGGTGAACGACGCCCCTGCCCTGGCCGCCGCCGAGGTAGGCGTCGCCATGGGCGCCGGATCCGACGTCGCCATCGAAAGCGCCGGGGTCACCCTGCTGAAGGGCGACCTGCAGGGGCTGGTCAAGGCGCGGCGGCTGTCGCACGCGGTGATGAGCAATATCCGCCAGAACCTGTTCTTCGCCTTCGCCTACAACGTGGCGGGCGTGCCGATCGCGGCCGGGCTGCTCTATCCGGTGTTCGGATGGCTGCTGTCGCCCGCCATCGCCGCCGGCGCCATGGCCCTGTCCAGCGTCAGCGTGGTGACCAATGCGCTCAGGCTCAGGGGCGTCCGGCTCTAG
- a CDS encoding hydroxyacid dehydrogenase, which produces MDVAVFEAAEWEHQACLRLEPGHRVRCTAGRLTPQTAPDYVEAEVMSPFVGSEVSAAVIAALPRLRLVATRSTGFDHIDLEACRARGVAVCNVPDYGDPTVAEHAFALLLAVSRHVVEAADRTRRGDFHVEGLRGFDLEGRTLGVVGAGRIGRRVIRIARGFGMTALAADPHPDPAAAAELGFDYVPLDDLLRRADVVSLHAPGGPQTRDLISDAQFAVMKPGCVLINTARGGVVNAAALVRALSSGRLAGAGLDVLSEEPLLREEAEIFRMDTPLPAERLRALVAANTLLRLPNVVVTPHIAYDTAEALGRIVGTTLDNIEAFARGEPRNLVVPSGAAGDVAETRP; this is translated from the coding sequence ATGGATGTGGCGGTATTCGAAGCGGCGGAGTGGGAACACCAGGCCTGCCTGCGGCTGGAGCCGGGGCACCGGGTGCGCTGCACCGCGGGGCGCCTGACGCCGCAGACCGCGCCGGACTATGTTGAAGCCGAGGTGATGAGCCCCTTCGTCGGCTCGGAGGTCTCGGCGGCGGTGATCGCGGCGCTGCCCCGGTTGCGGCTGGTCGCCACGCGCTCCACCGGTTTCGACCATATCGATCTTGAGGCCTGCCGCGCGCGCGGGGTGGCGGTCTGCAATGTGCCGGACTATGGCGACCCGACGGTGGCCGAGCACGCCTTCGCCCTGCTGCTCGCGGTCTCGCGGCATGTCGTCGAGGCCGCCGACAGGACGCGTCGGGGGGATTTCCACGTCGAGGGGCTGCGGGGTTTCGACCTCGAGGGCCGCACCCTGGGCGTGGTTGGGGCCGGACGCATCGGCCGGCGGGTGATCCGCATCGCCCGCGGCTTCGGCATGACGGCGCTGGCGGCCGACCCGCACCCTGATCCCGCCGCGGCCGCCGAGCTGGGCTTCGACTATGTGCCCCTGGACGACCTGTTGCGCCGGGCCGACGTGGTGAGCCTGCACGCGCCGGGCGGGCCGCAGACCCGCGACCTGATCTCGGACGCCCAGTTCGCGGTGATGAAGCCGGGCTGCGTGCTGATCAACACGGCGCGCGGCGGGGTGGTGAACGCCGCGGCCCTGGTGCGCGCCCTGAGCAGCGGACGTCTGGCCGGGGCGGGGCTGGACGTCCTCTCCGAGGAGCCGCTCCTGCGCGAAGAGGCGGAGATCTTCCGCATGGACACGCCGCTGCCGGCCGAACGCCTGCGCGCCCTGGTGGCCGCCAACACGCTCCTGCGCCTGCCCAATGTCGTGGTCACGCCTCACATCGCCTATGACACGGCCGAGGCCCTGGGGCGGATCGTCGGCACGACGCTCGACAACATCGAAGCCTTCGCCCGGGGCGAGCCCCGGAACCTGGTGGTCCCGTCCGGGGCGGCGGGGGATGTCGCGGAGACCCGTCCATGA
- a CDS encoding type II glyceraldehyde-3-phosphate dehydrogenase, protein MIGKRVAAAVRQQDDMILVGVADVSADWRLRLAARMGFSLYGAAPGAALAMQRAGLPVAGDLDDLIASVDVMVDCTPKGIGAANAEVYRRKDKPFIVQGGEKHEVAGHSFVAESSYAGALGRPATRVVSCNTTSIVRTLTALKQAGLLRRARGTLLRRATDPWESDRGGIMNTLAPEPQIPSHQGPDAQSVDPDLDVVTMAVKVPETIAHLHYWSVQMTRAADKAEVVAAFLASSRIAAIRMDDGLTALNSVKELMADLGRPHDNLYEVALWTDMLRVQGDELFYAYMVDNQAIVIPETIDAIRALSGRIAAPAVSIARTDSSLGIGALDRLGPPDQVGDS, encoded by the coding sequence GTGATCGGCAAGCGCGTGGCCGCCGCCGTCAGACAGCAGGACGACATGATCCTCGTGGGCGTCGCCGACGTCAGCGCCGACTGGCGCCTGCGTCTTGCGGCCCGGATGGGTTTCTCCCTCTACGGCGCCGCCCCCGGGGCCGCCCTGGCGATGCAACGGGCCGGTCTCCCTGTGGCGGGCGATCTGGACGACCTGATCGCGTCGGTCGATGTCATGGTGGACTGCACGCCCAAGGGGATCGGCGCCGCCAACGCGGAGGTCTACCGGCGCAAGGACAAGCCCTTCATCGTCCAGGGCGGCGAGAAGCACGAAGTCGCCGGTCACTCCTTCGTGGCCGAGTCGAGCTACGCAGGCGCGCTCGGACGGCCGGCGACCAGGGTTGTCTCGTGCAACACCACGTCGATCGTGCGCACTCTCACCGCGCTCAAACAGGCGGGATTGCTGCGCCGGGCGCGGGGGACGCTGCTGCGGCGGGCCACCGATCCCTGGGAGAGCGACCGGGGCGGCATCATGAACACGCTGGCGCCCGAGCCCCAGATTCCGAGCCACCAGGGCCCCGATGCGCAGAGCGTCGATCCCGACCTGGATGTCGTGACCATGGCGGTCAAGGTCCCCGAGACGATCGCTCATCTGCATTACTGGTCGGTGCAGATGACCCGTGCGGCGGACAAGGCGGAGGTGGTCGCGGCCTTCCTCGCCTCCTCGCGCATCGCGGCGATCCGGATGGATGACGGCTTGACGGCGCTCAACAGCGTCAAGGAACTGATGGCCGACCTCGGCCGCCCGCATGACAATCTCTATGAAGTGGCGCTCTGGACCGACATGCTCCGCGTCCAGGGCGACGAGCTCTTCTACGCCTACATGGTCGACAACCAGGCCATCGTCATTCCCGAGACCATCGACGCCATCCGGGCCCTCTCCGGCCGGATCGCCGCGCCGGCCGTGTCGATCGCCAGGACCGACTCCAGCCTCGGCATCGGCGCTCTCGACCGGTTGGGTCCGCCGGACCAGGTCGGGGACTCATAA